The following are from one region of the Baumannia cicadellinicola str. Hc (Homalodisca coagulata) genome:
- a CDS encoding TerC family protein, whose product MTELLVDPSVWVGFLTLVMLEIILGIDNLVFVAIIADKLAAKKRDMARFIGLGLALIIRLALLSLISWIITLKEPFLHIMSFSFSGSDLILLVGGFFLFFKAISELYERLEYKEHQSNSKYRNASFYAIVIQIVIIDAVFSLDSIITAIGIVNNLTITITAIVIAMVLMLLIANLLTKFINNHNTIVLLFLSFLLLIGMSLIAEGLGFHIKKGYLYTAISFSILIELLNQIAWRNFIKYQSAKLLREHTIEAIMHFINKSAQFSYLAGEKQLWSTPFSQQEYHLLDNVLSLASKNLCNIMTPRNKINWLNNQQSLEELTVQIINTQHYILPLCDGNLDSLIGLVRVQDLIVSIANGKKIKFDEAAHKAIVVSDNLNILTLLIEIYNKKEQLLMVIVVNQLGIIQGIITPIDILVAITDILSDKDKKEKLDIQVGNDRWLAKGNT is encoded by the coding sequence GTGACAGAATTACTAGTCGATCCCTCAGTTTGGGTTGGATTCCTGACATTAGTCATGCTAGAAATTATTCTAGGAATAGATAATTTAGTTTTTGTTGCTATTATCGCAGATAAATTAGCGGCGAAAAAAAGAGATATGGCTCGTTTTATTGGACTAGGACTGGCACTAATTATACGTCTAGCATTACTTTCTTTAATATCATGGATTATTACGCTAAAAGAACCATTTTTACATATTATGTCTTTCTCGTTTTCTGGTAGTGACCTAATATTATTAGTTGGTGGTTTTTTTTTATTTTTTAAAGCTATTTCTGAACTTTATGAAAGATTAGAATACAAAGAACATCAAAGTAATTCAAAATATAGAAATGCTAGCTTTTATGCTATTGTAATACAAATCGTTATCATTGATGCTGTTTTTTCCCTTGATTCTATTATTACAGCAATAGGTATCGTTAATAATCTAACTATTACAATTACAGCTATAGTGATAGCTATGGTTCTAATGTTATTAATTGCAAATTTATTAACCAAATTTATTAATAATCATAATACTATAGTCTTACTGTTTTTAAGCTTTCTATTACTAATAGGCATGAGTTTAATTGCAGAAGGATTAGGTTTTCATATCAAGAAAGGATACTTATATACTGCTATTAGTTTCTCAATTCTTATTGAGTTATTAAATCAGATTGCTTGGCGTAACTTCATTAAATATCAGTCAGCAAAACTATTACGTGAACATACTATAGAAGCAATTATGCATTTTATTAACAAAAGTGCTCAATTTAGCTATTTAGCTGGTGAAAAACAGCTTTGGTCTACACCGTTTTCTCAACAAGAATATCATTTACTAGATAATGTTTTATCTTTAGCTTCAAAAAACTTATGCAATATAATGACACCAAGAAACAAAATAAACTGGTTAAATAATCAGCAATCATTAGAAGAACTAACAGTTCAAATTATTAATACACAACACTACATATTACCACTATGTGATGGTAATCTAGATTCTTTGATTGGTCTTGTACGTGTTCAAGATTTAATAGTATCTATTGCTAATGGTAAAAAAATTAAATTTGATGAAGCAGCACACAAAGCTATTGTAGTATCAGATAATTTAAATATACTAACTTTATTAATAGAAATATATAATAAGAAAGAACAACTTTTAATGGTCATCGTAGTTAATCAACTAGGTATTATCCAAGGCATAATTACACCAATAGATATACTAGTAGCAATTACTGATATATTAAGCGATAAAGATAAAAAGGAAAAATTAGATATTCAAGTAGGTAATGATAGATGGTTAGCAAAAGGTAATACTTAA
- the pabB gene encoding aminodeoxychorismate synthase component I, producing the protein MIEPYLTNLPYQPDAVLNIFAPLSIQPWAILLHSSNTNHVDGNFDILVAKPIVTLVTNNGVTKICNGTDYLFSKTDPFILIQQELEKMQLIVQPNKYIPFQGGAVGLFSYDLVRYFETLPRIAQRDLNLPDMAVGIYRWALIADHARSTLTLVSYEEPSKILASLMHYTTSYNTTIFRLHSSWVSNMTRANYGEKFRKIQQFLQDGDCYQVCLAQRFSATCSGDEWLAFRHLVAYNSVPFAAFIRLNQQTTVLSFSPERFLRLRENIIESRPIKGTIPRLLNVEEDRLQAIRLAASSKDMAENLMIVDLLRNDIGKVALPGSVQVPSLFAIETFPQVYHMVSTITGTLSPHYSACDLIRACFPGGSVVGAPKVQAMKMIEQLEPQCRSAWCGSIGYLSYCGTMDTNITIRTLIIDHHKIYCSVGGGIIADSDEETEYQETLAKAATLLPLLE; encoded by the coding sequence ATGATTGAACCATATCTTACAAATTTACCTTACCAGCCGGATGCAGTCCTAAATATTTTCGCACCTCTGTCTATTCAACCTTGGGCAATATTATTACATTCTAGTAATACTAACCATGTAGATGGTAACTTTGATATATTAGTAGCGAAACCTATAGTTACATTAGTTACTAATAATGGAGTGACTAAAATCTGTAATGGTACAGATTATCTGTTTAGTAAAACAGATCCTTTTATATTAATACAACAAGAACTAGAAAAAATGCAACTTATAGTCCAACCTAATAAATATATTCCCTTTCAAGGCGGAGCTGTAGGATTATTTAGTTATGATCTAGTACGATATTTTGAAACATTACCAAGAATAGCACAACGTGACTTGAATTTACCAGATATGGCAGTAGGTATTTATCGATGGGCTTTAATAGCTGATCATGCGAGAAGTACATTAACACTAGTTAGCTATGAAGAACCATCAAAAATTTTAGCTAGTTTAATGCATTATACTACTTCCTATAATACTACTATATTTCGTCTTCATAGTTCATGGGTATCTAATATGACTCGTGCTAATTATGGCGAAAAATTTCGCAAAATTCAACAGTTTTTGCAAGATGGCGATTGTTATCAAGTTTGCCTTGCTCAGAGGTTTAGTGCTACTTGTAGTGGTGATGAATGGTTAGCTTTTAGGCATTTAGTCGCATATAATAGTGTACCTTTTGCTGCTTTTATTCGTCTTAATCAACAGACGACTGTGCTAAGTTTTTCTCCTGAACGCTTTTTACGGCTAAGAGAGAATATTATTGAATCTCGTCCTATAAAAGGTACTATACCTCGTCTTCTAAATGTAGAAGAGGATAGATTACAGGCTATACGTCTAGCAGCATCAAGTAAAGATATGGCAGAAAATTTAATGATTGTAGACTTATTACGTAATGATATTGGTAAAGTTGCACTACCTGGTAGTGTACAGGTACCTTCACTTTTTGCAATCGAAACCTTTCCGCAAGTATACCATATGGTTAGTACTATTACTGGAACTTTATCTCCGCATTATTCCGCTTGCGATTTAATCCGTGCGTGTTTTCCAGGTGGTTCAGTAGTTGGAGCACCTAAAGTACAAGCCATGAAGATGATCGAACAATTAGAGCCACAATGCCGCAGTGCTTGGTGTGGTAGTATTGGTTATTTAAGTTATTGTGGTACTATGGATACTAATATCACCATTCGTACTTTAATTATTGATCATCATAAGATCTACTGTTCAGTAGGTGGTGGTATTATTGCTGATAGTGACGAAGAAACAGAATATCAGGAAACACTTGCGAAAGCAGCTACACTACTACCTTTGTTAGAATAA
- a CDS encoding rhodanese-related sulfurtransferase: MLCLHNKICRNKLHQNILAETEPRTTISFYKYFDIQNPNLFRDRFYLQMNELKIFGRIYIAKEGINAQISVLNSRINAFRTMLYTSHPQLDQLRLNFALDNNRQSFWMLRMKVKKLLVADGIQEPNFNCFNANNYLKAEEVNILLENPNILFIDMRNNYEYEVGHFQHAMEIPSRTFREKLPIAIKMLQHNKERKIVMYCTGGIRCEKASAWMLHNGFQHIFQVEGGIIGYVNRAVKLGLPLKFIGKNFVFDDRLGERITSDVIAYCHQCKNSCDDHTNCLNQDCHNLFIQCRQCTKKYDGCCSLSCQQTLRTRITRLKNNFIK, encoded by the coding sequence ATGCTCTGTTTACATAATAAAATATGTCGTAATAAATTACATCAAAATATTTTAGCTGAAACTGAACCTAGAACTACTATCTCCTTTTATAAATATTTTGATATTCAAAATCCAAATTTATTTCGAGATAGATTTTACCTACAAATGAATGAATTGAAAATTTTTGGCCGTATTTATATCGCTAAAGAAGGAATTAATGCACAAATTAGTGTACTAAACAGTCGTATTAATGCTTTCCGTACCATGCTATATACTAGTCACCCACAATTAGATCAATTACGTCTAAACTTTGCATTAGATAATAATCGCCAATCTTTTTGGATGCTTCGTATGAAAGTGAAGAAACTTCTGGTTGCTGATGGTATTCAAGAACCTAATTTTAATTGCTTCAATGCGAATAATTATTTAAAGGCTGAAGAAGTCAACATATTGTTAGAGAACCCTAATATTTTATTTATAGATATGCGTAATAATTACGAATATGAAGTTGGTCATTTTCAACATGCAATGGAGATACCATCTCGTACCTTCCGGGAAAAATTACCAATAGCTATAAAAATGTTACAACATAATAAAGAAAGAAAGATAGTAATGTATTGTACTGGTGGTATACGTTGTGAAAAAGCTAGTGCCTGGATGTTACATAATGGTTTTCAACATATATTCCAAGTAGAGGGTGGTATTATAGGTTATGTCAATCGTGCAGTAAAGTTAGGGTTACCACTAAAATTTATCGGGAAAAATTTTGTTTTTGATGATCGATTAGGCGAACGTATTACTTCAGATGTAATTGCATATTGTCACCAGTGTAAAAATTCTTGTGATGATCATACGAATTGTCTTAATCAAGATTGCCATAATCTTTTTATTCAATGTAGACAATGCACTAAAAAGTACGATGGTTGTTGTAGTTTATCTTGTCAACAGACATTACGTACCAGAATTACTAGATTGAAAAATAATTTTATTAAATAA
- the gltX gene encoding glutamate--tRNA ligase yields MNIKTRFAPSPTGDLHVGSVRTALYSWLFARKNGGEFILRIEDTDIERSTQQAINAIIDSMKWLKIDWDQGPYFQTQNLDRYKEVINQLLKNGSAYKCYCSKKRLEELRNHQIINGKKPRYDGYCRNFDQTKIKNQPCVVRFRNPQQGYVIFNDLIRGKIKYNNQELDDLIICRTEGIPTYNFCVIIDDLDMKITHVIRGEDHLNNTPRQINILKAIGARVPEYAHLSMIIGHDGKKLSKRHSAVGVMQYRDQGFLPEALLNYLLRLGWSYGNQEIFSLDEMKKLFSLNTVKKSASLFDQQKLLWYNHFYIKTLSTDYIAQHLLFHLKQMGINPYMGPALADIVTLFRTRCKTIKDMASSCLYFYKDFEQFDHQAAIVYLKPVATKKLQTVQAKLTNQTNWTLESIQDILQQTAHELKVSMEAISMPLRVAVTGTSQSPAIDRIIHVIGKSRSLKRIDMALKYINI; encoded by the coding sequence ATGAACATTAAAACACGTTTCGCACCTAGTCCAACCGGTGATTTGCATGTTGGTAGTGTACGTACTGCATTATATTCTTGGCTTTTTGCCCGTAAAAATGGTGGTGAATTTATCTTACGTATAGAAGATACTGACATAGAACGTTCAACACAGCAAGCAATTAATGCGATTATTGATAGCATGAAATGGCTAAAAATAGATTGGGATCAAGGTCCTTACTTTCAGACACAAAACTTAGATCGTTATAAAGAGGTAATTAATCAATTACTAAAAAATGGTTCTGCATATAAATGTTATTGTTCAAAAAAAAGATTAGAAGAACTACGTAATCACCAAATCATCAATGGTAAAAAACCACGTTATGATGGATATTGTCGTAATTTTGATCAAACAAAGATTAAAAATCAACCTTGTGTAGTAAGATTTCGTAATCCACAACAAGGTTATGTAATATTTAACGATCTTATTAGGGGTAAAATTAAATATAATAATCAAGAACTTGATGATCTTATCATCTGCCGTACTGAGGGGATACCTACTTATAATTTTTGTGTAATAATCGATGATTTAGATATGAAAATTACCCACGTTATTCGTGGAGAAGATCACCTAAATAATACACCACGTCAAATAAATATTCTTAAAGCTATCGGCGCAAGAGTACCAGAATATGCTCACTTATCTATGATTATTGGTCATGACGGTAAAAAACTTTCTAAACGGCACAGTGCAGTAGGTGTAATGCAGTATCGTGATCAAGGTTTTCTGCCAGAAGCATTATTAAACTATTTATTACGTCTTGGTTGGTCTTACGGCAATCAAGAGATATTTTCATTAGACGAAATGAAGAAACTATTTAGTCTTAACACAGTGAAGAAATCAGCTAGTTTGTTTGATCAACAAAAATTACTATGGTATAATCATTTTTATATAAAAACATTATCAACAGACTATATAGCACAACATTTATTGTTTCATCTAAAACAGATGGGCATTAACCCATATATGGGTCCGGCTCTTGCTGATATAGTGACTTTATTTCGTACACGTTGTAAGACAATCAAAGATATGGCAAGTAGTTGCCTTTATTTTTATAAAGATTTTGAGCAATTTGATCATCAAGCAGCAATAGTCTATTTAAAACCAGTAGCAACAAAAAAATTACAAACAGTACAAGCTAAATTAACAAATCAAACTAATTGGACACTAGAATCTATACAGGATATACTTCAACAAACCGCTCATGAATTAAAAGTTAGTATGGAAGCTATTAGTATGCCATTACGTGTAGCAGTGACTGGTACTAGTCAATCTCCTGCGATCGATCGCATAATTCATGTAATAGGTAAATCACGCTCTCTTAAACGTATTGATATGGCACTCAAATATATTAATATTTAA
- a CDS encoding DHA2 family efflux MFS transporter permease subunit: MMSNQSFHPPSLVWTTIGLSLTTFMQLLDTTIANVTLPNISSSLGACSEQGTWVITSFTASNAIALPMTGWMVRRFGHTRIFLISLLLFIITSFLCGIAQKLSELVIYRTLQGFFAGPLYPISQALLFTIYPTVKRGMALSLLAMVTVVAPIVGPLVGGWITDNYSWSWIFFINIPTGILAIIIVSVQLKDLSNHTEYQPIDYIGILLLIAGVSLLQIVLDNGNDLDWFESNFITISTCIAIMSLIALVSWELTYQYPIINFRLLKNQNFFVGTLTLILGYSGFFSINLILPQWLHNQLGYTSLWCGLASAPIGIFPIFLSPLVGRYGDKLDLRLLACCSFFIIGFSCYMRSNFTMNIDYNHIAMIQCFMGIGVALFFMPTTNILLSNLLLKDIADGSSLATFLRVLGSSLVASLTKWFWQRQHIIHYAQLIEHISPCSPTTQFYIEKIRGNKQTIILHLENIIEEQSTMLSTIDYFTLVGRLFFLLILLILFAKPPFIYNQTNKK, translated from the coding sequence ATTATGAGTAATCAAAGCTTTCACCCACCAAGCTTAGTATGGACAACAATAGGTCTATCTTTAACTACTTTTATGCAACTTCTAGATACAACTATTGCTAATGTTACATTACCTAATATTTCTAGTAGTTTAGGTGCCTGTTCAGAACAGGGTACCTGGGTAATAACCTCATTTACAGCATCTAATGCAATAGCATTACCAATGACAGGCTGGATGGTAAGGCGTTTTGGCCATACGAGAATATTCTTAATATCGTTATTACTATTCATCATAACTTCTTTTTTATGTGGCATAGCACAAAAGCTATCTGAATTAGTAATTTACCGCACTCTACAGGGTTTCTTTGCTGGCCCGCTTTACCCTATTTCTCAAGCACTACTATTTACTATTTATCCTACAGTTAAACGGGGAATGGCTTTATCATTACTAGCCATGGTTACAGTTGTAGCTCCTATAGTAGGACCTTTAGTAGGAGGCTGGATTACTGATAATTATTCCTGGTCTTGGATTTTTTTTATTAATATACCAACTGGTATATTAGCAATTATTATTGTATCAGTGCAGTTAAAAGATTTATCTAATCACACTGAATATCAGCCTATTGATTATATAGGTATATTACTATTAATAGCAGGTGTTTCCCTATTGCAAATAGTATTAGATAACGGTAATGACCTTGACTGGTTTGAATCAAATTTCATTACTATTAGTACATGTATTGCAATTATGTCGCTGATAGCATTAGTATCTTGGGAACTAACCTATCAATATCCCATAATTAATTTTCGGCTTCTTAAGAACCAGAATTTTTTTGTAGGTACACTAACATTGATATTGGGTTATTCAGGGTTTTTTAGTATTAACTTGATATTACCACAATGGTTACATAATCAGCTAGGTTATACTTCTCTTTGGTGTGGTTTGGCATCTGCACCTATTGGTATTTTTCCTATTTTTTTATCACCGCTCGTTGGACGCTATGGAGATAAATTAGATCTTAGGTTATTAGCATGTTGTTCATTTTTCATTATTGGTTTTTCTTGTTATATGAGATCTAATTTTACAATGAATATTGATTACAATCATATTGCTATGATTCAATGTTTTATGGGTATTGGAGTAGCACTATTTTTTATGCCTACTACTAATATTTTATTGTCGAACTTATTGCTAAAAGATATAGCTGATGGTTCTAGTTTAGCTACTTTTTTACGCGTATTAGGAAGTAGTTTAGTTGCTTCACTTACTAAGTGGTTTTGGCAACGTCAACATATTATACACTATGCTCAATTGATAGAACATATTTCTCCATGTAGTCCTACAACACAGTTTTATATAGAAAAAATCAGGGGTAACAAACAGACTATCATTCTACATTTAGAAAATATTATTGAAGAACAATCAACAATGCTCTCTACTATAGATTATTTTACCCTGGTTGGTAGATTATTTTTTCTACTGATTTTACTCATTTTATTCGCCAAACCACCATTTATTTACAATCAAACAAATAAAAAATAA
- a CDS encoding efflux RND transporter periplasmic adaptor subunit, producing the protein MVNTYLNVPDSNQDPKSNQISRITEDVKQKYLKIILAITIITLFLLFITLSIFYWLNNSFYESTNNAYVTGNLVQITPQLVGTVTMIAADEGDFVKKGQLLVQLDPSMTRVVQESAEAHLAKIVRNVCSMHSQIDVGKQKVSMFQSKRKKARNNYQHNTHIFKHGKIALKKNGKLNSANNVLVSAPQQLDRTILRSDNIIKIIKHPDVKNAAAYLRRAYLKNQSSTIVAPVSGYVAKRSVQIGSYVIPGTTLMVVVPLDHVWIEANLKETQLLSIRIGQPVEIRTDLYGKNIVFHGKVESLGIGTGSAFSLLPAQNASGNWIKIVQRLPVRISLDPDNLDCYPLRIGLSTQVKIDIHNTNGPVLMPHSVNKIYSATEIYNSKLYEADMLVTRIIHENCTHFWD; encoded by the coding sequence ATGGTTAATACGTATTTAAATGTACCAGATTCTAATCAAGACCCTAAATCTAATCAGATATCTAGGATAACAGAGGATGTAAAACAAAAATACTTAAAAATAATATTAGCCATAACTATAATTACATTATTCTTATTATTTATTACTTTAAGTATATTTTATTGGTTAAACAATAGTTTTTATGAAAGTACCAATAACGCCTATGTAACTGGAAATTTAGTGCAAATTACTCCGCAATTAGTTGGCACAGTAACTATGATTGCAGCTGATGAAGGTGATTTTGTAAAAAAAGGACAACTCTTAGTTCAATTAGATCCTAGCATGACCAGAGTAGTACAGGAAAGTGCTGAAGCTCATTTAGCTAAAATAGTACGCAATGTATGTAGTATGCATAGTCAAATTGATGTTGGTAAACAAAAAGTATCTATGTTTCAGTCTAAGCGGAAAAAAGCTCGTAATAATTATCAACATAATACTCATATATTCAAACATGGTAAAATTGCACTAAAAAAGAATGGCAAATTAAATTCAGCTAATAATGTACTTGTATCAGCACCGCAACAATTAGATAGGACAATATTACGCTCCGATAATATAATTAAGATTATCAAACATCCAGATGTTAAAAATGCAGCTGCCTATCTTCGTAGAGCCTATCTCAAGAATCAAAGTAGTACTATAGTTGCACCTGTTAGTGGATATGTAGCTAAACGTTCAGTACAAATAGGTAGTTACGTTATCCCCGGTACTACACTTATGGTAGTAGTTCCATTAGATCATGTCTGGATAGAAGCAAATTTGAAAGAAACACAATTATTATCTATTCGCATTGGACAACCCGTAGAAATCAGAACTGATTTATATGGTAAAAACATAGTATTTCATGGTAAAGTAGAGAGTCTAGGAATAGGTACTGGTAGTGCATTTTCCCTATTACCAGCTCAAAATGCTAGTGGAAACTGGATTAAAATTGTACAGCGTTTGCCTGTACGTATTAGTTTAGACCCAGACAATTTAGATTGCTATCCACTACGTATAGGTTTATCTACTCAAGTAAAAATAGATATCCATAATACTAATGGGCCGGTATTAATGCCACATTCTGTAAACAAAATTTATTCTGCTACAGAAATATATAATAGCAAATTATATGAAGCTGATATGTTAGTTACACGCATTATTCATGAGAACTGCACACACTTTTGGGACTAA
- the sufE gene encoding cysteine desulfuration protein SufE: MSDLPNREKWLRNFSRCRNWEEKYLYIIELGKRLPLLPLGTRTTNYLISGCQSKVWIVMHTNDNGDVKFYGDSDAAIVKGLIAIIFILYQGLTLNEIIKLDINLFFHEISLIKHLTPYRSQGLEAIVKNIRTQAISLL; the protein is encoded by the coding sequence ATGAGTGATTTACCTAATAGAGAAAAATGGTTACGTAATTTTTCTCGTTGTCGTAATTGGGAAGAAAAGTATTTATATATAATCGAATTAGGTAAAAGATTACCATTACTCCCATTAGGAACGCGTACAACTAACTATCTGATATCGGGATGTCAAAGTAAGGTATGGATTGTTATGCATACTAATGATAATGGTGATGTTAAGTTTTATGGCGATAGTGATGCTGCTATTGTTAAAGGACTAATAGCAATAATATTTATTTTATACCAAGGACTAACATTAAATGAAATTATTAAGTTAGATATTAATCTATTTTTTCATGAGATATCGCTTATTAAACATTTAACTCCATATCGCTCACAAGGACTAGAAGCTATAGTTAAAAACATACGGACTCAAGCAATATCTTTATTGTAA
- the sufS gene encoding cysteine desulfurase SufS: MNYPIDKIRADFPILARKINGQPLTYLDSATSSQKPNAVINGESSFYRQEYAAVHRGVHTLSSMATMRMEKIRAQVAQFIHAASEKEIVFVKGATEGINLVANSWGRYQLQKHDNIVITEMEHHSNIVPWQILAKEKQLTLRFIPLQPDGTLNLDLIPLLIDERTKIVALTQISNVLGTINPISYIITQIRAICNAVILIDGAQGIMHQQVDVXAIDCDFYVFSSHKIYGPSGIGILYGKKKLLDSMPPWEGGGSMIHTVSLTEGTTFNESPWRFEAGSPNTAGIIGLGAALNYVQQVGIDKIKIWETDLTCYASAALQAVPSLIIYGVNQRTGIIAFNLGNNHAYDVGSFLDQYGVAIRTGHHCAMPLMNYFRVPSMCRISLAMYSMIDDIDRLVSALIRIQHLLR, from the coding sequence ATGAACTATCCTATTGATAAAATCAGGGCAGATTTTCCTATACTAGCAAGAAAGATTAATGGTCAACCATTGACTTATCTAGATAGTGCAACAAGCTCCCAAAAACCAAATGCCGTTATTAACGGTGAAAGTTCTTTCTACCGTCAAGAATATGCGGCAGTACACCGTGGGGTTCACACACTAAGTAGTATGGCAACTATGCGGATGGAAAAAATTCGCGCTCAAGTAGCTCAGTTTATCCATGCTGCTTCAGAGAAAGAGATAGTTTTTGTAAAAGGAGCAACAGAAGGTATTAATTTAGTTGCTAATAGTTGGGGACGATATCAACTACAAAAGCATGATAATATCGTTATTACTGAGATGGAACATCATTCTAATATTGTACCTTGGCAGATACTAGCAAAAGAAAAACAACTAACGTTGCGTTTTATACCTCTACAACCAGATGGTACATTAAATCTTGATTTAATACCATTATTAATTGATGAGCGTACTAAAATAGTAGCTTTAACCCAAATTTCTAATGTTTTAGGTACTATTAATCCTATTTCATATATTATTACACAAATACGTGCGATATGTAATGCCGTTATTCTTATAGATGGTGCACAAGGTATAATGCATCAACAAGTAGATGTTMAAGCTATTGACTGTGATTTTTATGTTTTTTCTAGCCATAAAATTTATGGTCCGTCTGGTATTGGTATTTTATACGGAAAAAAAAAACTACTAGACTCTATGCCTCCTTGGGAGGGAGGAGGATCTATGATACATACTGTTAGTCTAACAGAAGGTACAACTTTTAATGAATCTCCATGGCGTTTTGAAGCTGGCTCACCTAATACTGCTGGTATCATAGGTTTAGGAGCAGCACTTAATTATGTTCAGCAGGTAGGAATTGATAAAATTAAAATATGGGAAACTGACCTAACGTGCTATGCAAGTGCTGCACTACAAGCAGTTCCTAGCTTAATTATTTATGGTGTTAATCAGCGTACAGGTATCATAGCTTTTAATTTAGGTAACAATCATGCTTACGATGTTGGTAGCTTCCTTGATCAGTATGGAGTAGCTATCCGTACTGGCCATCACTGTGCAATGCCATTAATGAATTATTTTAGAGTACCTAGTATGTGCCGTATTTCATTGGCTATGTATTCTATGATAGATGATATTGATCGATTAGTTAGTGCTTTAATACGCATACAACATCTTCTACGTTAG
- the sufD gene encoding Fe-S cluster assembly protein SufD, translating into MTGSLNSKNNTNFLTQCYQLLENHIQHDIHASTHWQKVMQLGLSTSNNEHWKKKQRDILLSYDLIHLPISHVSYSEHDNVSFAIDACRLVFVNGYFAPNLSNSNIYPWQVQVEQGANRQRLPEPICSEVFLHLTECLSRETTRIRLPTGKIAPKPLYLLHISQASSDKNMLNMLHYRHHIEIEPHAMGQVIEHFVNLTTTDLAHFSGARITMDVRNNAHLSHIKLAGEKNNSYHFAHNDITIGLNAVVRDYSFIFSPGMTQHQTSMQLNGEGSDVLVKSLLLLTHQDISDICTYLEHNKGYCCSHQLHKLIALDQGQGMFNGLIKVNQEALKTNGKMINNNLLLGKLANIHSKPQLEIYTDDVKCSHGTTVSSFDHNQMFYLRSRGINKNDAQHTMISAFAADIIDTIGNEFLQKLIYTAIIDTLQQNIVAL; encoded by the coding sequence ATGACTGGCTCATTAAATAGTAAAAATAATACTAATTTTTTAACTCAGTGTTATCAGCTATTAGAGAATCATATTCAACATGATATTCATGCTTCTACTCACTGGCAGAAAGTAATGCAACTTGGTTTATCTACCAGCAACAATGAACATTGGAAAAAAAAGCAGCGTGATATTCTATTATCATATGATTTAATCCACTTACCTATTTCTCATGTTTCTTATTCTGAGCATGATAATGTTAGCTTTGCTATTGATGCATGCCGTTTAGTTTTTGTTAATGGTTATTTCGCCCCTAATTTAAGTAATAGTAATATTTACCCATGGCAAGTACAAGTAGAACAAGGCGCAAATCGTCAGCGATTACCCGAACCAATCTGTTCTGAAGTTTTTCTACATTTGACTGAATGTTTAAGTCGTGAGACTACACGTATTCGTTTGCCAACGGGTAAGATAGCACCAAAACCATTGTATCTACTACATATTAGCCAAGCTAGTTCAGATAAAAATATGCTTAACATGCTACACTATCGCCATCATATTGAGATAGAACCTCATGCTATGGGACAAGTTATTGAGCATTTTGTTAATCTTACTACGACTGATCTTGCACATTTTAGTGGAGCACGTATCACAATGGATGTACGTAATAATGCGCATTTAAGTCACATTAAACTAGCAGGTGAAAAGAACAATAGTTATCATTTTGCTCATAATGATATTACTATTGGTTTAAATGCAGTTGTACGTGATTATTCTTTTATTTTTAGCCCAGGTATGACACAGCACCAAACTAGTATGCAACTTAATGGTGAAGGTTCTGATGTATTAGTTAAAAGCTTATTATTACTTACTCATCAAGATATCAGCGATATTTGTACTTATTTAGAACATAATAAAGGTTACTGTTGTAGTCATCAACTACATAAGTTAATTGCTTTAGATCAAGGTCAAGGTATGTTTAACGGTTTAATAAAAGTCAACCAGGAAGCATTAAAAACTAATGGTAAGATGATAAATAATAATTTACTATTAGGTAAATTAGCAAATATACATAGTAAGCCACAGCTAGAAATATATACTGATGACGTTAAATGTAGCCATGGTACTACAGTAAGTAGTTTTGATCATAATCAGATGTTTTACTTACGTTCGCGCGGAATTAATAAGAACGATGCACAACATACCATGATATCAGCTTTTGCCGCAGATATAATCGATACTATTGGCAATGAATTTTTACAAAAACTCATCTATACAGCTATCATAGATACTTTACAACAAAATATAGTAGCTTTATGA